A window of Exiguobacterium sp. FSL W8-0210 contains these coding sequences:
- the dapA gene encoding 4-hydroxy-tetrahydrodipicolinate synthase — protein sequence MFKGAGTALVTPFNEAGELDLHVFERLIEQQLAAGIQALVVGGTTGEGSTLTNTEFEQLLTTAVQITAGRVPVIAGTGSNNTAATIEKTLLAERLGADAAMLVTPYYNKTSQAGLVTHFTAVADATELPIMLYNVPSRTGVAIAVETAVTLARHPRIQAFKEASGDVSFMGELMAAIPEDFAVFCGNDDQILPYMAWGAQGVISVLSNPYPAETQALAEALLAQDLVTARRIQADLLPVIGALFSDVNPIPVKASLEELGFAVGAPRLPLVRQSEAGHAHLLETMRAYKGVVR from the coding sequence ATGTTCAAAGGAGCAGGTACAGCGCTCGTCACACCATTTAATGAAGCAGGCGAGTTGGATTTACACGTATTTGAACGCTTAATCGAGCAACAACTCGCAGCAGGAATTCAGGCACTTGTCGTTGGAGGGACGACAGGAGAAGGATCGACACTGACGAACACGGAATTCGAACAACTCCTGACGACTGCCGTTCAAATCACGGCAGGACGAGTACCCGTCATTGCCGGAACGGGTTCGAACAACACGGCAGCAACAATCGAGAAGACGTTACTCGCAGAGCGCCTCGGTGCGGATGCAGCGATGCTCGTCACACCGTACTACAATAAAACATCGCAAGCGGGTCTCGTCACACACTTCACGGCGGTCGCTGATGCAACCGAATTACCGATCATGCTGTACAACGTTCCGTCGCGGACAGGCGTTGCGATCGCAGTCGAAACAGCAGTGACGTTAGCACGTCATCCACGAATCCAAGCCTTTAAGGAAGCGAGTGGAGATGTCAGCTTCATGGGTGAACTGATGGCGGCGATTCCGGAAGACTTCGCGGTCTTCTGTGGAAATGATGATCAAATCCTGCCGTACATGGCATGGGGCGCACAGGGTGTTATTTCAGTTCTCTCTAACCCGTACCCAGCAGAGACACAAGCACTTGCTGAGGCGTTACTCGCACAAGATCTTGTCACGGCTCGCCGGATTCAGGCAGACTTGTTACCGGTCATCGGTGCCTTGTTCAGTGACGTTAATCCGATTCCAGTCAAAGCATCGCTTGAAGAACTCGGCTTTGCTGTCGGTGCGCCACGCTTGCCGCTCGTCCGTCAATCGGAAGCAGGACACGCCCACTTACTCGAAACGATGCGGGCTTACAAAGGAGTGGTTCGATGA
- the dapB gene encoding 4-hydroxy-tetrahydrodipicolinate reductase, with protein MKLALHGYGATGQYVVELAPQSVVAIVDRTKSSDTIASYAELTEMSETVDAIIDFSHPSLLPDLLAYGLATKTPLVIATTGFSEAELASIKDAAKEIPIFQSYNMSYGIAMVQQLLKTLIPLAGAYDIELLEKHHNQKVDAPSGTAELLLQTIQTARDVTPVYDRSQTRQKRETNEIGMHAMRGGTIFGEHEVLFAGVDELIEIKHTALSKKVFASGAIKAAEALIQKTAGLYTLETLYTQEDSHVTH; from the coding sequence ATGAAACTCGCGTTACACGGTTATGGGGCGACAGGACAATACGTCGTCGAACTCGCACCACAAAGTGTCGTGGCGATCGTTGACCGGACGAAGTCATCCGATACGATCGCTTCATATGCCGAGCTAACGGAGATGTCAGAGACGGTCGATGCGATCATCGACTTCTCGCATCCGAGTTTGCTACCGGATCTGCTCGCATACGGGCTGGCGACAAAAACACCACTCGTCATCGCGACGACTGGTTTTTCTGAAGCGGAACTGGCATCGATCAAGGACGCTGCAAAAGAAATTCCGATCTTCCAGTCGTACAATATGTCGTACGGCATCGCGATGGTGCAGCAACTGCTGAAGACACTCATACCACTAGCAGGAGCGTATGACATCGAATTGCTCGAGAAACATCACAACCAAAAAGTCGATGCGCCAAGCGGAACGGCTGAGTTGTTATTGCAAACGATTCAGACGGCACGTGACGTCACACCGGTATATGATCGGTCACAGACACGGCAAAAGCGCGAGACGAACGAGATCGGGATGCACGCGATGCGCGGTGGAACGATCTTCGGAGAACACGAAGTCTTATTCGCAGGTGTCGACGAATTGATTGAAATCAAACATACGGCGTTATCGAAAAAAGTATTTGCTTCTGGTGCGATCAAAGCAGCTGAGGCACTCATTCAAAAAACAGCGGGACTCTATACATTAGAGACGCTCTACACACAGGAGGATTCACATGTTACTCACTGA
- the dapD gene encoding 2,3,4,5-tetrahydropyridine-2,6-dicarboxylate N-acetyltransferase has translation MLLTDAYEIAKFIKDAKKQTPVKLYVNGDLAGLTIEGATAFGSDESKIFFADAGLAATFLEKYSDRITDVHVEYDRRNSAVPMLDTRHLNARIEPGSWIRDHVVIGDNAVVMMGAIINIGASIGDGTMIDMNAVVGARGTIGKNVHVGAGAVVAGVLEPPSKTPVIIEDGVLIGANAVILEGVKVGKDAVVAAGSVVTEDVPAGSVVAGTPARVIKQKDAKTEEKTQLVDDLRSL, from the coding sequence ATGTTACTCACTGATGCTTACGAAATTGCTAAATTCATTAAAGATGCTAAAAAACAAACACCGGTAAAACTGTACGTCAACGGCGATTTGGCGGGCTTGACGATCGAAGGCGCTACTGCATTCGGATCAGATGAATCAAAGATTTTCTTCGCGGATGCAGGACTTGCGGCTACTTTCTTAGAAAAGTATTCAGATCGCATCACGGATGTTCACGTGGAGTATGACCGTCGCAACAGTGCGGTACCAATGCTTGATACACGTCACTTGAATGCGCGCATCGAACCAGGTTCATGGATTCGTGATCATGTCGTCATCGGTGATAACGCGGTCGTCATGATGGGTGCCATCATCAATATCGGTGCATCAATCGGAGATGGTACAATGATTGATATGAACGCTGTCGTCGGTGCACGTGGGACGATCGGGAAAAACGTTCATGTCGGCGCAGGTGCCGTGGTCGCGGGTGTCCTCGAACCACCTTCAAAAACACCTGTCATCATTGAAGACGGTGTCTTGATTGGTGCAAATGCAGTCATTCTTGAAGGCGTCAAAGTCGGCAAAGATGCCGTCGTCGCTGCTGGTAGTGTCGTCACAGAAGACGTACCTGCTGGAAGCGTCGTTGCCGGAACACCTGCACGTGTCATCAAACAGAAAGATGCGAAAACAGAAGAGAAGACGCAATTGGTGGATGATTTACGTTCACTCTGA
- a CDS encoding branched-chain amino acid transaminase, with translation MAVDTQYGEAIWLDGVFHDPKDANTSVMSHAIHYGSGFFEGIRAYATPDGPAIFQLKEHIERLFRSCAYYHVTIPYTVDELVQATIDLVAKNGFESCYIRPFVFLGTPWQALMAKDTTVHVGISCWELGEYFDKGAGIRAKVASYRRVSSTMMPMQAKAAANYMNSQLLKGEAIRDGFDEAIALDMNGNVSEASVANLFLLKNGTIHTPSLDCSVLDGITRQVIIRLAQDQGYPVVERHIGRDELYVADEIFLTGTAAEITSVGEIDHISINGGTRNVADELLDLYRQAVTGQLPQYADWLTYVTPAVAE, from the coding sequence ATGGCAGTGGATACACAGTATGGAGAAGCAATTTGGTTAGATGGAGTCTTTCATGATCCGAAAGATGCGAACACGAGCGTCATGTCACATGCGATTCACTACGGTAGTGGATTCTTTGAAGGAATTCGTGCATACGCGACACCGGACGGACCGGCGATTTTCCAATTGAAGGAACATATCGAGCGTCTCTTCCGCAGTTGTGCGTATTACCACGTCACGATTCCGTATACGGTGGATGAACTCGTTCAGGCGACGATTGATCTAGTTGCGAAAAACGGATTCGAATCTTGTTATATCCGTCCATTCGTGTTCCTCGGTACGCCATGGCAAGCATTGATGGCGAAAGATACGACGGTTCATGTCGGCATCTCTTGCTGGGAGCTTGGGGAATACTTCGATAAAGGCGCTGGCATTCGTGCCAAAGTCGCATCATACCGCCGCGTCTCATCAACGATGATGCCGATGCAAGCGAAAGCGGCTGCGAACTATATGAACTCACAACTCTTAAAAGGTGAAGCGATCCGTGATGGATTTGATGAAGCTATCGCGCTCGACATGAACGGTAACGTCAGTGAAGCGAGTGTTGCGAACCTCTTCCTTCTTAAAAACGGAACGATTCATACACCGTCACTTGATTGTTCAGTACTCGACGGTATCACACGCCAAGTCATCATCCGTTTGGCACAAGATCAAGGCTATCCTGTCGTCGAACGTCACATCGGACGCGATGAGTTATATGTCGCAGATGAGATCTTCTTAACAGGAACAGCTGCTGAAATCACGAGTGTCGGTGAAATCGATCATATCTCGATCAACGGCGGAACACGGAACGTCGCAGATGAGTTGCTCGATCTTTACCGTCAAGCCGTCACAGGTCAATTGCCGCAATATGCGGATTGGTTGACGTATGTGACACCAGCTGTCGCAGAATGA
- the alr gene encoding alanine racemase — protein MTTRTLVTIDRKAVRRNVASVFARSRKGIFAVVKNNAYNLGMLEMVETLMASDVHHFAVAELYEAIEIKTNFPDSYVLVMNPTEDFETARRFGIALGVSSLEWLALNSKQLQGIELHLKINVGMNRFGVSSLQEAEAVLALAQADSLALTGLYTHFPLADEPDADHDGQVERFVAIADVLRKRHTFTYMHSENSATIVKHDPRLAFCNYVRPGIFLFGYSPIEKMDWLVPSLRMTTEVVEIREIGPGEHVGYGTNFTSTEPMRIAILPVGYGDGVVRGRAALPVHIKEKPYPVINKLFMSHTFVAVDGTIEVGDEVVLYGDGVEIDDITRTGAANNSEQMCARSWRLTHQYL, from the coding sequence ATGACGACGCGTACACTCGTCACGATCGATCGGAAGGCGGTGCGACGGAACGTCGCATCGGTCTTCGCTCGGTCACGTAAAGGTATTTTTGCCGTGGTCAAGAACAATGCGTACAACTTAGGCATGCTCGAGATGGTCGAAACGCTGATGGCATCTGATGTGCATCACTTTGCTGTCGCCGAGTTGTATGAAGCCATTGAAATCAAAACGAATTTTCCAGACAGTTATGTACTGGTGATGAATCCGACGGAGGATTTTGAAACAGCACGACGTTTCGGAATTGCACTCGGTGTCTCATCGCTAGAATGGCTCGCCCTAAACAGTAAACAGCTGCAGGGAATCGAGTTACATTTGAAGATCAACGTCGGGATGAATCGTTTTGGTGTCAGTTCGCTTCAAGAGGCGGAAGCTGTTCTTGCGCTTGCGCAAGCAGATTCGCTCGCTTTAACAGGTTTATATACACACTTTCCGCTTGCCGATGAACCGGATGCGGATCACGATGGACAAGTCGAACGTTTCGTCGCCATTGCCGATGTGTTACGAAAGCGCCATACGTTTACGTATATGCACTCGGAAAACAGTGCGACGATCGTCAAACACGATCCGCGTCTCGCATTTTGTAACTATGTCCGCCCGGGCATCTTCTTATTCGGCTATTCACCGATTGAGAAGATGGACTGGCTCGTTCCTTCGCTACGGATGACGACGGAGGTCGTTGAAATTCGCGAAATCGGACCGGGTGAACACGTTGGGTACGGGACGAACTTTACGAGTACAGAACCGATGCGGATTGCTATTTTACCCGTCGGATATGGAGACGGGGTCGTCCGTGGGCGTGCCGCGTTGCCTGTTCATATTAAAGAAAAACCTTATCCGGTCATCAATAAATTATTCATGAGTCATACGTTCGTCGCTGTCGATGGGACGATTGAGGTCGGAGACGAGGTCGTGCTATATGGGGATGGCGTTGAAATTGACGATATCACCCGGACAGGAGCAGCGAACAATTCAGAGCAGATGTGTGCCCGGTCGTGGCGTTTGACGCATCAGTATCTATAA